One window of the Pieris rapae chromosome 13, ilPieRapa1.1, whole genome shotgun sequence genome contains the following:
- the LOC110998315 gene encoding uncharacterized protein LOC110998315: MYKKILISLLYCHIVSSQINGEFWWLHEKVAQLQNIAPPQPKFEDISEFETDESAKVVFRDHFDTVKGKSESNLKGSENDNSFSIYFKDKSALGMPNQENDLNKDKLINTESDQPKNASSFVSFTDPTASSAMPKTEDVLNFVFPDENDNDLEENNNKIKNHETKLQESAKDAINIPKSIVTGAVNKIQDSESICTFIKAINCRNSHGIPYSFNGRPLSGSQYIHNELIVCCIMPLKTYDKSEIYFPDSTKHHRRFRRSDNNERENPAMRQRNALLKRKYQLQTSEAKMSTTTSPAITQRIVTPEDNFDPYWNIKNLKFRKPSSPESISAQNSDSNFDYSNEEYADEVPQPGGLIGSEHNRGWTLIKPTGGYFFSGSDEVSQEGEDSFGYSTIDPRLGRPMAISESRLKPYKITPAGENSGSSVVSFSSKPDFQVLHGFKLLNLVPNKTRFVRKTTQSEFQNDKSMEINPYKAAPSLMVDYEEYVDMDEQVYRNCGKSSNNVYDTEKELNEVGKGSTPWLVLVVLTRSRQSILCYATLVHPRAAVTAADCVHGTSAGEINIIAGIFDLSDDNTPSQHRVTNVITHPQYKPGQLNHNLAVLHWTRSLILGSLVQPACMSDPYLGDECYFVGWGGYDEGIRQRPRWQRATILSPKVCNVRLNKLDVKLPTDAFCASVKTRGSVTGVGGPLLCTSGDRQSVVGVAVWRDGLILTAPVLEWAAGAVRDMLN; the protein is encoded by the exons atgtacaaaaaaatattaatttcacttTTATATTGCCACATAGTTTCATCACAAATAAATGGTGAATTCTGGTGGTTGCATGAAAAGGTGGCCCAATTGCAGAATATAGCGCCACCACAACCAAAGTTCGAAGATATTAGTGAATTCGAAACGGATGAGAGCGCTAAAGTTGTTTTTCGAGATCATTTCGATACAGTCAAAGGCAAGAGTGAGAGTAATTTGAAAGGAAGTGAGAATGACAACTCATTCtctatttatttcaaagataAATCTGCCTTGGGAATGCCAAATCAAGAAAACGATTTGAATAAGGATAAACTCATCAATACGGAAAGTGACCAGCCAAAAAATGCTAGTTCTTTTGTATCATTTACTGATCCAACGGCTAGTAGTGCTATGCCAAAAACTGAGGACGTCTTGAACTTTGTTTTTCCGGATGAGAATGATAATGACttagaagaaaataataataagattaaaaacCATGAAACTAAATTACAAGAAAGTGCCAAAGACGCCATAAATATACCGAAATCCATTGTAACCGGAGCAGTGAATAAAATACAGGACAGTGAAAGtatttgtacatttattaaagcaataaattgtAGGAACAGTCATGGTATTCCATATTCTTTTAATGGTCG GCCACTTTCAGGTtcacaatacatacataacgAGTTAATAGTTTGTTGTATAATGCCCTTAAAAACATATGATAAATCAGAAATATATTTCCCCGATTCCACGAAGCATCACAGGCGATTCCGTAGGTCTGATAACAACGAACGTGAAAACCCGGCTATGAGGCAAAGAAATGCTTTATTGAAGCGTAAATATCAGTTACAAACTTCAGAAGCAAAAATGTCTACAACTACATCCCCAGCGATAACCCAGCGAATAGTTACTCCAGAAGATAATTTTGATCCGTATTGgaatataaagaatttaaaatttagaaaaccTTCTTCTCCCGAAAGCATCAGTGCCCAAAACAGTGACTCAAACTTTGATTATAGTAACGAAGAGTACGCAGATGAAGTACCACAACCAGGTGGGTTGATAGGCTCAGAGCATAATAGGGGATGGACACTTATCAAACCTACTggtggatatttttttagtggCTCAGATGAAGTTAGTCAAGAAGGCGAAGATTCTTTCGGCTATTCTACAATAGATCCAAGACTAG GACGTCCAATGGCGATATCTGAAAGTAGACTAAAACCGTACAAAATTACTCCTGCCGGGGAGAATTCTGGGAGCAGTGTCGTCAGTTTCAGTTCTAAGCCAGACTTTCAAGTTTTACATGGTTTCAAATTACTTAACTTAGTACCGAATAAAACTAGATTTGTACGCAAAACGACTCAGAGTGAATTTCAGAACGATAAGTCGATGGAAATAAACCCATATAAAGCTGCACCCAGTCTAATGGTAGACTATGAGGAGTATGTTGACATGGATGAACAAGTTTATAGGAACTGTGGAAAAAGTTCAAACAATGTTTATGATACTG aaaaagagCTGAATGAAGTCGGTAAAGGTTCTACTCCTTGGTTGGTCTTGGTCGTCTTAACAAGGAGCCGCCAAAGTATCCTTTGCTATGCAACTTTGGTTCACCCGCGCGCTGCCGTCACAGCCGCAGATTGTGTTCATGG aacATCAGCaggtgaaataaatataatagctGGTATATTTGACCTGTCCGACGATAATACTCCATCTCAACATCGCGttacaaatgtaataactCACCCGCAGTATAAACCTGGACAACTAAATCATAATTTAGCTGTTTTA catTGGACTCGATCATTGATCTTGGGAAGCCTCGTACAACCCGCTTGCATGTCAGATCCTTACCTCGGTGATGAGTGCTACTTTGTAGGTTGGGGCGGCTACGATGAAG gGATTCGACAAAGGCCGCGTTGGCAGCGAGCGACAATTCTCTCACCGAAAGTGTGCAACGTGCGTCTCAACAAACTTGATGTGAAGCTACCGACTGACGCCTTTTGTGCCTCGGTGAAGACACGGGGGTCTGTG acCGGCGTTGGAGGTCCGCTATTATGTACGAGCGGTGACCGTCAATCCGTAGTGGGAGTGGCCGTCTGGCGAGACGGGCTCATTCTCACGGCACCCGTTCTGGAATGGGCGGCTGGAGCAGTTCGAGACATGCTgaactaa